A genomic window from Gossypium hirsutum isolate 1008001.06 chromosome D12, Gossypium_hirsutum_v2.1, whole genome shotgun sequence includes:
- the LOC107942514 gene encoding formin-like protein 20 isoform X2, which produces MALFRRLFYRKPPDRLLEISERVYVFDCCFSTDVLEEDEYKVYMGGIVAQLQDHFPDASFMVFNFREGEKRSQISDILTQYDMTVMDYPRQYEGCPLLPLEMIHHFLRSSESWLSLEGQQNVLLMHCERGGWPILAFMLSGLLLYRKQYTGEQKTLEMIYKQAPRDLLQLLSPLNPQPSQLRYLQYISRRNLGSDWPPSDTPLFLDRLILRVLPLFEGGKGCRPAVRVYGQDPETPANRSSKLLFSTSKTKKQIRHFLKEECAMVKIDIHCRIQGDIVLECIHLDEDLVREEMIFRVMFNTAFVRANVLMLYRDEIDVLWDAKDQFPKDFTAEVLFSDPDAVVPGLTRVVASDDGNEIESASPEEFFEVEEIFSNAVDAVEGKVDDSSLIVPHNKPDQKDVWREDVDPPTFQDCASDDGNHKQDTKVYSSIDAVKDIAVDDVNYKLDKISSDINTVKDIAVDDGDMKIDSVVFTVDVLRDREKKEVIEDVIDKLEEMQDKGNRDDTIPLKKSESKMFEQRLKTDVSQPKPEKLLSASKKQAALDPKPTLDSVLVKPKKDQLEPQGPARQAKPNIISRWIPPNNGSYTNSMHVSYPPSRYNSAPPVLSSITSDSGSNRKGSIGAVILEDVSSEQKSQLVEPLKSTDSPKEISTTPIIPTSTTGLQQSVSIPLPPPHIPSPPPPPPPPPPPPPPPPPPPPSPPPPSLHPPYKVANMQNTGMVSQSAFAASPPPPPPPPPPPPPFSNKQTTELVTPPPAPPPWKSGYSLDASTVACSSYPHANTLISTSKLGNVPTPPPPPPPIPGSMTPSFTRGVPSPPPPPPPPPMTRAPTTPLPPPPPPPPPPNRHGASLQLSHYGAFPPPPPPMPSHHGASPAPPLSQGTPPTPPPPPPRFGAPPPPPPPPSLKSTAPPPPPPPPLMSSAPPPPPLLPSVPSPPPPPPPLMSSAPPPKFGVPPPPPPPLRGAPHPPPPPRGAPPAPPPPARGAPAPPPPPMRGAPAPPPPPMRGAPAPPPPPMRGAPPPPPGGAPPPPPPSGGRAPGPPAPPGAPRGAPPPPPLGARAADVRGRGRGLSRPGAAAAPRRSSLKPLHWSKVTRAIQGSLWEELQRYGEPQIAPEFDVSEIETLFSAVAPKPADSGGKSGGQRKSAGSKPDKVHLIDLRRANNTEIMLTKVKMPLSDMMAAVLAMDDTVLDVDQVENLIKFCPTKEEMELLKGYTGDKENLGKCEQYFLELMKVPRVESKLRVFSFKIQFGSQISEFRKSLNTVNSACNEVRNSVKLKEIMKKILYLGNTLNQGTARGSAIGFKLDSLLKLTDTRASTSKMTLMHYLCKVLAAKAPALLDFHLEFVSLEAATKIQLKSLAEEMQAIIKGLEKLKQELVASENDGPVSEVFRKTLKEFISVAETEVVSLTNLYSMVGRNADALALYFGEDPARCPFEQVTATLLNFVRLFRKAHEENVKQAELDKKKAEKEAEMEKAKEANLKKKSAK; this is translated from the exons ATGGCGCTGTTCAGACGCTTGTTTTACCGGAAGCCGCCGGATCGGCTTCTCGAGATCTCAGAACGTGTCTACG TATTTGACTGCTGCTTCTCCACGGATGTGTTGGAAGAAGATGAGTACAAGGTGTATATGGGTGGCATTGTGGCACAGCTACAAGACCATTTTCCCGATGCTTCTTTCATGGTGTTTAATTTCAGAGAAGGGGAGAAGCGGAGCCAAATTTCAGACATTTTAACTCAGTATGATATGACTGTTATGGATTACCCACGACAATATGAGGGATGCCCTCTGCTTCCGCTTGAAATGATTCATCACTTCCTTCGCTCGAGTGAAAGCTGGTTGTCTTTGGAAGGGCAGCAGAATGTGCTTCTGATGCACTGTGAAAGAGGAGGATGGCCCATACTCGCTTTCATGCTTTCTGGTCTTCTGTTATATCGCAAACAGTACACTGGTGAGCAGAAGACTCTTGAAATGATCTACAAGCAAGCTCCTCGGGACCTTCTCCAACTTCTTTCCCCTTTGAATCCACAGCCGTCCCAGTTGAGATATCTTCAGTATATTTCAAGAAGAAATTTGGGTTCTGATTGGCCTCCCTCAGATACACCACTATTTTTGGATCGCCTAATTCTTAGAGTTCTTCCCCTCTTTGAAGGGGGAAAAGGGTGCAGGCCAGCTGTACGTGTTTATGGCCAGGACCCTGAAACACCAGCCAATAGAAGTTCCAAGCTTCTGTTTTCAACTTCAAAGACAAAAAAACAAATTCGTCACTTCCTAAAG GAAGAGTGTGCAATGGTGAAAATAGATATTCATTGCCGTATTCAAGGGGATATTGTGCTTGAGTGCATTCATTTGGATGAAGATTTGGTACGCGAAGAGATGATCTTCAGAGTTATGTTTAACACAGCGTTTGTTCGAGCAAATGTTTTGATGTTATACCGTGATGAGATTGATGTGTTGTGGGATGCCAAGGATCAATTTCCAAAGGACTTCACAGCAGAG GTACTTTTTTCGGATCCTGATGCTGTTGTACCTGGTCTCACCAGAGTAGTTGCAAGTGATGATGGGAATGAGATAGAAAGTGCTTCACCAGAGGAATTTTTTGAGGTTGAAGAGATCTTCAGCAATGCAGTTGATGCGGTGGAAGGAAAGGTGGATGACAGCAGTCTGATAGTTCCTCACAACAAGCCAGATCAGAAAGATGTCTGGAGGGAGGATGTGGATCCTCCAACATTTCAAGATTGTGCGTCAGATGATGGGAACCACAAACAAGACACAAAAGTTTATTCTAGTATAGATGCAGTGAAGGACATAGCAGTGGATGATGTGAATTACAAATTAGATAAGATTAGTTCTGACATTAATACTGTGAAGGATATAGCAGTTGATGATGGAGACATGAAGATTGACTCAGTGGTATTTACTGTTGATGTGCTGAGAGATAGAGAAAAGAAGGAAGTTATAGAAGATGTGATTGACAAATTAGAAGAGATGCAAGATAAGGGAAATAGAGATGATACTATTCCATTGAAGAAGTCAGAGTCTAAGATGTTTGAGCAGAGGTTGAAAACTGATGTTTCCCAACCTAAACCTGAGAAACTATTGTCTGCTTCAAAGAAACAGGCTGCGCTGGACCCAAAACCAACTTTAGATTCTGTTTTGGTGAAACCAAAGAAGGACCAACTAGAACCTCAGGGTCCTGCAAGACAAGCAAAGCCAAACATCATATCTCGGTGGATCCCTCCTAACAATGgctcttataccaattcaatgCATGTATCTTACCCACCATCAAGATATAACAGTGCACCGCCTGTACTTTCCAGCATCACATCTGATTCAGGTTCGAATCGTAAGGGCTCTATTGGAGCTGTGATACTAGAGGATGTTTCATCTGAGCAAAAAAGTCAGCTGGTTGAGCCTTTGAAGTCTACAGACTCTCCAAAAGAAATATCTACCACTCCAATAATTCCAACATCAACTACTGGTTTGCAGCAATCAGTGTCTATTCCACTTCCACCTCCGCACATACCAtccccaccaccaccaccaccaccacctcctcctcctcctcctcctcctcctcccccTCCCCCATCCCCTCCCCCTCCATCCCTCCATCCACCTTACAAAGTGGCAAATATGCAGAATACCGGTATGGTTTCACAATCTGCATTTGCAGCTTCTCCTCCGCCTccgcctcctcctcctcctcccccTCCCCCATTTTCTAATAAGCAGACTACTGAACTGGTTACGCCTCCTCCAGCTCCACCCCCTTGGAAATCTGGGTATTCTTTAGATGCCTCCACTGTAGCATGTTCTTCATATCCTCATGCTAATACACTTATCAGCACATCAAAACTTGGTAATGTTCCTACTCCTCCTCCCCCTCCTCCACCAATTCCAGGTTCTATGACTCCATCTTTCACGCGAGGAGTGCCATCACCCCCGCCCCCTCCCCCTCCGCCTCCCATGACTAGAGCTCCAACTACCCCCttgccaccaccaccaccaccaccaccaccacctaaTAGACATGGAGCTTCACTTCAACTTTCTCATTATGGAGCTTTTCCACCTCCTCCGCCACCAATGCCTTCTCATCACGGGGCTTCTCCAGCACCACCTCTTTCTCAAGGAACACCACCTACACCCCCACCACCCCCACCTAGGTTTGGTGCCCCTCCTCCTCCACCTCCACCACCCTCATTGAAGTCCACTGCCCCACCTCCACCCCCTCCACCGCCATTGATGTCTAGTGCCCCACCTCCACCTCCATTGCTCCCATCTGTGCCTAGTCCTCCACCTCCACCTCCCCCATTGATGTCTAGTGCCCCACCTCCAAAATTTGGAGtccctcctccaccccctcccccTTTGCGTGGAGCACCACATCCTCCTCCTCCCCCACGTGGAGCTCCACCCGCACCACCTCCACCTGCTCGTGGAGCACCAGCACCACCCCCACCTCCTATGCGTGGAGCACCTGCACCGCCCCCCCCTCCTATGCGTGGGGCACCTGCACCGCCCCCACCTCCTATGCGGGGGGCTCCTCCACCTCCTCCAGGTGGAGCACCACCTCCACCGCCACCTTCTGGAGGTCGAGCTCCTGGCCCTCCAGCTCCACCTGGAGCTCCTCGTGGTGCACCTCCGCCTCCACCATTGGGTGCTAGAGCCGCCGATGTGAGAGGAAGAGGGCGTGGGCTATCGCGTCCTGGAGCTGCTGCTGCACCTCGGAGATCTTCCTTAAAGCCATTACACTGGAGCAAGGTTACAAGGGCAATACAAGGAAGCTTATGGGAAGAATTGCAAAGATATGGAGAGCCTCAAAT TGCACCTGAATTTGATGTGTCTGAGATTGAGACTCTTTTCTCTGCTGTTGCTCCTAAACCTGCTGATTCTGGGGGTAAATCTGGAGGCCAACGCAAATCTGCTGGATCAAAACCTGACAAAGTCCACTTG ATTGACTTGAGGAGGGCCAACAACACTGAAATTATGCTCACTAAAGTCAAGATGCCACTTTCTGATATGATG GCTGCAGTGCTAGCAATGGATGATACCGTATTAGATGTAGATCAAGTGGAAAATCTGATAAAGTTTTGCCCAACTAAAGAGGAAATGGAACTTCTCAAG GGCTACACTGGTGACAAGGAGAATCTAGGAAAGTGTGAACAG TACTTTTTGGAGCTGATGAAAGTGCCACGAGTAGAGTCAAAATTACGAGTGTTTTCCTTCAAGATTCAGTTTGGTTCTCAG ATTTCTGAATTTAGAAAGAGCTTAAACACAGTAAATTCTGCATGTAATGAG GTACGGAATTCTGTTAAATTAAAGGAGATCATGAAGAAAATTCTCTATCTTGGAAATACATTGAACCAAGGAACTGCAAGGG GTTCTGCTATTGGATTTAAGTTGGACAGTCTTCTAAAGCTCACAGATACACGTGCTTCAACAAGCAAGATGACGCTGATGCATTATCTTTGCAAG GTCCTAGCTGCCAAGGCACCAGCACTTCTAGATTTTCACCTGGAATTTGTTAGCCTTGAGGCTGCAACTAAG ATACAATTAAAATCTTTAGCAGAAGAAATGCAAGCTATCATTAAGGGATTAGAAAAGCTTAAGCAGGAACTGGTTGCCTCCGAAAATGATGGTCCTGTATCCGAAGTTTTCCGGAAG ACATTAAAGGAATTTATTTCTGTTGCTGAAACGGAGGTGGTGTCGTTAACAAATCTATATTCTATGGTG GGTAGAAATGCAGATGCACTTGCACTCTATTTTGGTGAGGATCCTGCCCGATGCCCGTTTGAGCAAG TTACTGCAACCCTCTTAAATTTTGTGCGGCTCTTTCGGAAAGCACATGAAGAGAATGTTAAACAGGCTGAACTGGACAAGAAGAAAGCCGAGAAGGAGGCTGAAATGGAGAAAGCCAAGGAAGCCAACCTTAAAAAGAAGAGTGCAAAGTAG